The proteins below are encoded in one region of Segatella copri:
- a CDS encoding ribonuclease H, with the protein MTQDTSTYYVWIGGSCDYGHKERAGGAAVVIEHNGNIISRDVISDLHTTEFRMMLTLMVKVMQEIPEGSDILFLTNAAYIQNFDKTPTSKSANPDLIVQCIEEKKRHNSVGVKIVQYHKSPLLIKTHDRATEAMAKTRKEFHQKNK; encoded by the coding sequence ATGACACAAGATACTTCTACATATTACGTTTGGATAGGTGGTTCATGTGATTATGGCCATAAAGAGCGAGCTGGTGGTGCTGCCGTTGTGATTGAGCATAACGGCAATATCATCAGCCGTGATGTAATCAGCGACCTTCACACTACAGAGTTCCGCATGATGTTAACCCTCATGGTTAAGGTAATGCAGGAAATCCCGGAAGGTTCCGACATTCTCTTCCTGACCAACGCTGCCTATATTCAGAACTTTGATAAGACTCCAACATCAAAGTCGGCAAATCCGGACTTGATAGTTCAATGCATCGAGGAAAAGAAAAGGCACAACTCAGTTGGGGTCAAGATTGTGCAATATCACAAGAGTCCATTGCTGATAAAGACCCACGATAGGGCTACAGAAGCAATGGCTAAGACAAGGAAGGAGTTTCATCAGAAAAATAAATGA
- a CDS encoding DUF3791 domain-containing protein, translated as MAYSDNNTYRHIHFAVMAIESGARKLGISGKEMHDRLLKQGLIHRRLIKRYEDLHTQSLDWVADDISETLLNWEKEV; from the coding sequence ATGGCATATTCAGACAATAATACATATAGACATATTCACTTCGCCGTTATGGCAATAGAGAGTGGAGCACGTAAATTGGGCATTTCCGGAAAGGAGATGCACGACCGCCTGCTGAAGCAGGGACTGATTCATCGTAGGCTGATTAAACGGTATGAAGACCTTCATACACAAAGCCTTGACTGGGTGGCAGACGACATTAGTGAAACTTTATTAAACTGGGAGAAAGAAGTATGA
- a CDS encoding DUF3990 domain-containing protein: MITLYHGSYIQVGKPLVKLGRKKVDFGQGFYLTKLRQQASSWAKTIAERKGRNALPTLSIYSFDYDAVKNKDYRIKIFDSYNLEWLEYVVDCRKGGTKQTMYDIVEGGVANDNVIDTVEDYENNVITAEQALGQLKYKAVNHQLCILNQEIVDNYLSFISSEQIEKED; the protein is encoded by the coding sequence ATGATAACACTATATCATGGCTCTTATATACAAGTTGGTAAACCACTTGTAAAATTAGGAAGAAAGAAGGTGGACTTTGGGCAAGGTTTCTACCTTACCAAATTGCGCCAACAGGCTTCCTCATGGGCAAAAACTATTGCAGAGAGAAAAGGACGCAACGCCCTACCGACTTTATCTATATATTCATTTGATTATGACGCAGTAAAGAATAAGGATTATCGCATTAAAATCTTCGACAGTTACAACCTTGAATGGCTGGAATATGTTGTAGATTGCCGCAAAGGAGGTACAAAGCAAACCATGTATGACATCGTGGAAGGTGGTGTTGCCAACGATAATGTCATTGATACAGTAGAAGACTACGAGAACAATGTCATTACAGCCGAGCAAGCCCTAGGACAATTGAAATACAAGGCTGTAAATCATCAACTCTGCATATTGAACCAAGAGATTGTTGACAACTATCTGTCGTTTATTTCGTCAGAACAAATAGAAAAGGAGGATTGA
- a CDS encoding DUF3791 domain-containing protein yields the protein MMLAETLHIDAERALNLFYTTKVYQQLSDPKYGLQLMSDDYILENLIEELRETQ from the coding sequence ATGATGCTGGCAGAAACTCTGCATATTGATGCAGAAAGGGCACTCAACTTGTTTTACACTACTAAGGTGTACCAGCAACTGTCTGACCCGAAATATGGTTTACAGCTTATGAGCGATGATTATATTCTTGAAAACCTCATAGAAGAACTGAGGGAAACCCAATAA
- a CDS encoding ATP/GTP-binding protein, with the protein MILQFKVKNFLSIREEQTLDFTASADKTYEDYAVVKIKGVRISKLGVVYGPNASGKSNILKALAWFIFYLVASRSKKPGTGTGLTPFMMDEDSRNRNSSFELIFYIGDVRYEYSVVLNNQKIYKEELYFYPNNRRALFYERTWNEDKSNSSISFGPLLKLSATQKLFIESNCISNATVLTTYKNANVEKNVELDKVFNYFESEFMPLLSKNDNLGQLANDVVRLDADSKKFICEMLENADFNISDIYIKEEKGEVSEEAMEKFRKLAKILHISEPQDKIISTEELFFTHKTPFYTGSLSNMVESEGTNRMYGLSALLFTLIKNNQTLLCDELENSLHYDLFTHIIKTFLVNSDRAQLIFSTHSLMLLDEDFIRRDMVYFASKNESGATEIYRAKDFGLHKEVSILNAYRAGKLGAKPQLGSIFIDE; encoded by the coding sequence ATGATATTACAATTTAAAGTAAAGAATTTCCTTTCTATAAGAGAAGAGCAGACGCTGGATTTTACGGCTTCTGCTGACAAAACGTATGAAGACTACGCTGTTGTTAAAATAAAAGGTGTTCGCATTTCCAAATTGGGTGTTGTTTACGGACCAAACGCATCTGGCAAGAGCAACATCCTCAAAGCTTTGGCTTGGTTCATTTTTTATTTGGTTGCAAGTCGTTCCAAGAAACCTGGTACAGGCACAGGACTGACACCATTCATGATGGATGAGGATAGCCGAAACCGAAACTCATCATTTGAATTGATTTTCTATATTGGTGATGTCAGATATGAATATTCCGTTGTCTTGAACAACCAAAAGATTTATAAGGAAGAACTGTACTTCTATCCCAATAACCGCCGTGCGCTCTTTTATGAGCGTACCTGGAATGAGGACAAGAGCAATTCTTCAATTTCTTTTGGACCATTGCTGAAGTTGTCTGCAACACAGAAACTATTCATAGAGTCAAATTGCATTTCCAATGCTACGGTACTCACAACCTATAAGAATGCAAACGTTGAAAAGAATGTTGAACTTGACAAAGTCTTCAATTATTTTGAAAGCGAGTTCATGCCTTTGCTCAGCAAGAATGATAATCTTGGACAGTTAGCTAACGATGTGGTAAGATTGGATGCTGACAGCAAGAAGTTTATCTGCGAGATGCTTGAAAATGCTGATTTCAACATTTCTGACATATACATCAAGGAAGAAAAAGGTGAGGTTTCTGAGGAAGCTATGGAGAAGTTCAGAAAGTTAGCAAAAATCTTACATATCTCGGAACCACAGGACAAGATCATATCTACAGAAGAATTGTTCTTCACCCACAAGACTCCTTTCTATACGGGAAGTCTTTCTAACATGGTGGAATCGGAAGGTACCAACCGTATGTACGGTTTGTCGGCATTGTTATTTACACTTATCAAAAACAATCAGACATTGCTGTGTGACGAGTTGGAGAACTCGCTGCATTACGACCTGTTCACCCATATTATCAAGACATTCCTTGTAAATTCAGACCGGGCACAATTGATATTCTCTACTCATAGTCTTATGCTTCTTGACGAGGATTTTATCCGCAGGGATATGGTGTATTTTGCCAGCAAAAACGAATCGGGAGCGACAGAGATTTATCGTGCCAAAGATTTCGGTCTCCATAAGGAAGTGTCCATCCTCAATGCTTACAGAGCTGGTAAGTTGGGAGCGAAGCCTCAGTTGGGCAGTATATTTATTGACGAATAA
- a CDS encoding SLOG family protein yields MKRKNMTKFDKAVSAAFTGHRFCNFSQQEVIRERLTKAILEAYEHGISNFISGFAIGIDLMAAQIVQSLKPFCPGMTLTAAIPFRGQADRFKPGDRIVYDELIASADEVIILSEYYYTRCFLDRDEFMVENASLLIAFYDGREKGGTYYTFKKANCLGIPVVNIY; encoded by the coding sequence ATGAAAAGAAAGAACATGACAAAGTTTGATAAGGCTGTTTCGGCAGCCTTTACAGGACATCGCTTTTGCAACTTCTCGCAGCAGGAGGTCATAAGAGAGCGATTGACCAAAGCCATTCTCGAAGCTTACGAGCATGGCATCAGTAATTTTATTTCGGGATTCGCCATCGGTATTGACTTGATGGCAGCCCAGATTGTGCAGTCGCTGAAACCTTTCTGCCCAGGAATGACGCTTACTGCAGCCATTCCTTTCAGAGGTCAGGCAGATAGGTTCAAGCCCGGCGATAGGATAGTTTATGATGAACTGATAGCTTCAGCAGATGAGGTGATCATCCTTTCAGAATACTATTACACCCGATGTTTTCTTGACCGAGACGAGTTCATGGTTGAGAATGCATCCCTCCTCATTGCCTTCTATGATGGGAGAGAGAAGGGGGGAACCTACTACACTTTCAAGAAAGCCAACTGTTTGGGCATTCCGGTGGTAAATATATATTGA
- a CDS encoding ribonucleotide-diphosphate reductase subunit alpha, translating into MNMVQVYIKGQEDKELSSFLRYYPVRIKNIGMDAFFDRQVIYDFKDGRNHADVAKCVAKMLVKKFGRKVRSVVFSCVPASSQERNEARNKNFSELVCRFSGATNGFSHVKVVGERTAVHGTKVKKEERAKRLKEKNNIEVDANFFKNKIVCIWDDVVTTGTSFCAYTAQLEQVGAHVTNGIFLGKTSYKYVQQ; encoded by the coding sequence ATGAACATGGTACAGGTTTACATCAAGGGACAGGAGGATAAGGAGTTGAGCAGCTTTTTGCGCTATTATCCGGTACGTATCAAGAACATCGGTATGGATGCTTTCTTCGACCGCCAGGTTATCTATGATTTCAAGGATGGTCGAAACCATGCAGATGTGGCGAAGTGCGTGGCAAAAATGCTTGTCAAGAAGTTTGGTCGCAAGGTTCGCAGCGTTGTCTTCTCTTGCGTTCCTGCAAGCAGTCAGGAGCGTAACGAGGCACGCAACAAGAACTTCTCTGAACTTGTCTGCAGGTTTTCAGGAGCAACCAACGGCTTTTCCCATGTCAAGGTTGTTGGCGAACGAACCGCAGTTCATGGCACAAAGGTCAAAAAGGAAGAGCGAGCAAAGCGCTTGAAGGAAAAGAATAATATTGAGGTGGATGCGAACTTCTTCAAAAACAAGATAGTCTGCATTTGGGACGATGTGGTTACTACCGGCACTTCATTCTGTGCCTACACCGCACAATTAGAACAAGTAGGGGCGCACGTAACAAACGGCATTTTCCTCGGCAAGACATCTTATAAATACGTACAACAATGA
- a CDS encoding DUF2958 domain-containing protein — MAKDFNNRLITPELEKAMQDYPLYSQDSKKKDAVCIAVFFIGNARWYILEGQRENDDFVLFGIVVGLAETEYSYISANEMASVELDATKFGLGMVRVEQRKPFQPCQLSEIFDRELQSFLSRLYD; from the coding sequence ATGGCAAAAGATTTCAACAACCGCCTGATTACTCCAGAATTGGAGAAGGCAATGCAGGACTATCCGCTCTATTCCCAGGATAGCAAGAAGAAGGATGCAGTTTGCATCGCAGTGTTTTTCATCGGCAACGCTCGCTGGTACATTCTTGAAGGACAGCGAGAGAATGATGATTTTGTGCTTTTTGGCATCGTTGTAGGTCTGGCTGAGACTGAGTACAGCTACATTTCTGCCAATGAAATGGCAAGCGTGGAACTGGACGCAACCAAGTTCGGACTCGGCATGGTCAGAGTGGAGCAGAGAAAGCCATTCCAACCATGTCAGCTTTCTGAAATCTTCGACAGAGAGTTGCAGTCTTTCCTCAGCAGACTTTACGATTGA